The Humulus lupulus chromosome 4, drHumLupu1.1, whole genome shotgun sequence genome has a window encoding:
- the LOC133830481 gene encoding uncharacterized protein LOC133830481 isoform X1 — translation MAKPNFPEKQTWGTWEELLLACAVHRYGTDSWDSVAAELRKRTSTLHLLTPHSCKHKYNDLRRRFTRNDVVSVADTDGIAVSIPFLDELRRLRVAELRREVERYDVSIVSLESKVEKLKEEREESLKEKNDNGAEKADLKRESKTELVKPEDASPENMAEKAASGDGLVHDERSFDESNSTNLKGEFPEAEAGTTEKETALFEPGATGGEPNRVRECGKAAVEDSYNGSSETIAKESAAVSPVQESEKVNSEKNGDGDGGGDSAESKGGEEGTKEVCSSEMQSSTSLSRKKVEEPDGEDQSGATKRASNESQSLIDFLEILRTHKSGSFFERRLGIQNKELLQETPKYNNTIRKHMDFEMIRNRLEEGRYSGCKSKFFRDVLLIFNNAIVFFGRKSQESKAAIELRLLLLKEMDLKTTKKKVPLPPKTETQAPSVKQEREEEEDDEEEEEEEEEPSKMLLRKPKLSVPLNACRKRSSITARASTSSSGAERKKESTSALLDVKSAMSWKQSDKSSSDKAEEFSSTKKKRKERFRAGTRNSSSKNGASRSSAEINKNSGSVTNAGASTRGGSNENSASKAAAVDKEKNNSSSTASGKKKSATNFLNRMKRSSSSNNGPLLETLKVSDNSSRGGAEQRKNESGKGSSRQKEQASRRASGSKQEKEKEKEKEKEKEQESPAKRSVGRPLKRAAATPTTVVPVKRSRQSVETEVMPPRNSKKRSRK, via the exons ATGGCTAAGCCCAACTTTCCCGAGAAACAAACATGGGGAACGTGGGAGGAGCTCCTATTAGCCTGCGCCGTCCACCGCTACGGCACCGATAGTTGGGACTCCGTCGCCGCCGAGTTGCGCAAGCGAACTTCCACGCTTCACCTCCTCACTCCTCATTCCTGTAAGCATAAATACAACGACCTAAGGCGTCGTTTCACTCGAAACGACGTTGTTTCCGTCGCCGACACTGATGGAATCGCCGTCTCCATTCCTTTCCTTGACGAGTTGCGGCGACTCCGAGTCGCTGAGCTCCGCCGTGAAGTCGAACGTTATGACGTCTCTATTGT GTCTTTGGAGTCCAAGGTGGAGAAATTAAAAGAGGAGCGCGAAGAGAGTTTGAAAGAGAAGAACGATAATGGAGCAGAAAAAGCGGATCTGAAGAGAGAAAGTAAGACTGAGTTAGTCAAACCAGAAGATGCGTCGCCGGAAAATATGGCCGAAAAAGCGGCTTCAGGCGACGGTCTCGTCCACGACGAACGTTCTTTCGATGAGTCGAATTCGACGAATCTAAAAGGCGAGTTTCCCGAAGCCGAAGCCGGAACAACCGAGAAAGAAACGGCACTGTTCGAACCGGGCGCAACCGGCGGAGAACCGAACCGAGTCAGGGAGTGCGGAAAAGCGGCAGTGGAGGATTCATACAACGGAAGCTCCGAGACGATAGCGAAGGAATCTGCGGCGGTGTCGCCGGTTCAGGAGTCCGAGAAGGTTAACTCGGAAAAGAATGGCGACGGCGACGGCGGCGGAGACTCGGCGGAGTCGAAAGGAGGAGAGGAGGGTACGAAGGAGGTTTGTAGTAGTGAGATGCAGAGCTCGACCAGTTTGTCGAGGAAGAAGGTAGAGGAACCGGACGGAGAGGACCAATCTGGGGCCACCAAGCGGGCCTCAAATGAATCTCAGTCGTTGATTGATTTTCTCGAGATCCTACGGACTCACAAGTCTGGATCGTTTTTCGAGCGCCGGCTAGGAATCCAG AACAAAGAACTATTGCAGGAGACACCCAAGTACAACAACACGATTCGAAAACATATGGATTTTGAAATGATCCGAAACAGACTAGAGGAAGGCCGGTACTCTGGCTGCAAGAGCAAGTTCTTCCGTGATGTGCTGCTCATCTTTAACAACGCCATTGTTTTCTTCGGAAGAAAGTCCCAAGAATCCAAGGCTGCCATTGAGCTTCGGCTCCTTCTTCTCAAGGAGATGGATCttaaaaccaccaagaagaaagtTCCATTGCCGCCGAAAACCGAAACTCAAGCACCGTCTGTGAAGCAAGAACGggaagaagaggaagatgatgaagaagaagaagaagaagaagaagaaccttcCAAAATGTTGCTCCGGAAGCCAAAACTTTCAGTCCCATTGAATGCTTGTCGAAAACGCAGCTCAATCACAGCCAGAGCTTCCACATCTTCTTCAGGAGCTGAAAGGAAAAAAGAGTCAACAAGTGCATTGCTTGATGTGAAATCAGCAATGAGCTGGAAGCAAAGCGATAAGTCCAGTTCGGACAAAGCAGAGGAGTTCTCCAGCACGAAGAAAAAAAGGAAAGAGAGGTTTAGGGCAGGCACGAGGAACAGCTCGAGCAAAAATGGGGCGAGTCGTTCTAGTGCTGAGATCAACAAGAACTCGGGTTCTGTCACCAATGCTGGTGCTTCAACAAGAGGAGGTAGCAATGAGAATTCGGCATCTAAAGCAGCAGCAGTAGATAAGGAGAAGAATAACAGCAGTAGTACAGCTAGTGGAAAGAAGAAAAGCGCAACAAATTTTTTGAATAGGATGAAACGTAGTTCGTCGTCTAACAATGGGCCGTTGCTAGAGACGTTAAAGGTTTCTGATAACAGCAGCCGAGGTGGGGCTGAGCAGAGGAAAAATGAGAGTGGAAAGGGAAGCAGCAGGCAGAAAGAGCAAGCCTCACGGCGAGCCTCTGGTAGTAAAcaagagaaggagaaggagaaggagaaggagaaagaaaaagaacaagagaGTCCTGCCAAGAGGAGCGTCGGGCGGCCCTTGAAGCGAGcggctgctactcctactaccgTTGTTCCGGTGAAAAGGAGCAGACAGTCTGTTGAAACTGAAGTAATGCCTCCTAGGAATTCAAAGAAGCGCTCAAGGAAATAA
- the LOC133830482 gene encoding probable aldehyde dehydrogenase translates to MNKLLACGKLASRAPHRVLSLFGSFNISRSVHSIPFATLEVEEISGSQPAEVHNLVQGKWTGSPTWNTIVDPLNGEPFIKVAEIDEKGIQPFVESLSRCPKHGLHNPFKDPERYLMYGDISAKAAHMLSLPKVSDFFTRLIQRVSPKSYQQAFGEVYVTQKFLENFSGDQVRFLAKSFGVPGNHLGQQSHGFRWPYGPVALITPFNFPLEIPVLQLMGSLYMGNKPLLKVDSKVSIVMDQMMRLLHYCGLPEGDVDFINSDGKTMNKLLLEANPRMTLFTGSSRVADKLAADLKGRIKLEDAGFDWKILGPDVQEEDYVAWVCDQDAYACSGQKCSAQSILFMHENWAKTSLITKIQDLAERRKLEDLTVGPVLTVTTGAILEHINQLLQIPGSKLLFGGEPLENHSIPQIYGAIKPTAVYVPLEEIVKDKNYDLVTKEIFGPFQIITDYEKEQLPLVLDILEKMHAHLTAAVVSNDSHFLQEVIGKTVNGTTYAGLRARTTGAPQNHWFGPAGDPRGAGIGTPEAIKLVWSCHREIIYDLGPLPKHWEIPPST, encoded by the exons ATGAATAAGCTTCTAGCTTGTGGAAAACTGGCCTCCAGAGCTCCTCATAGGGTTTTAAGCTTGTTCGGCTCTTTCAATATCTCAAG ATCAGTTCATTCTATACCCTTTGCAACCTTAGAAGTTGAAGAGATTTCAGGTTCCCAACCCGCTGAAGTACACAACTTAG TGCAGGGTAAGTGGACAGGTTCTCCAACTTGGAATACAATTGTGGATCCTTTAAATGGGGAACCTTTTATTAAAGTTGCTGAGATTGATGAAAAAGGAATTCAG CCATTTGTTGAGAGCTTGTCTAGGTGTCCGAAACATGGGCTACACAACCCCTTCAAAGATCCAGAAAG GTATCTTATGTATGGAGATATATCTGCAAAGGCAGCTCACATGCTTTCTTTGCCAAAG GTTTCTGATTTCTTCACAAGGTTAATACAAAGGGTTTCTCCTAAGAGTTACCAGCAAGCTTTTGGGGAAGTTTATGTGACCcaaaaatttctagaaaatttCTCTGGTGATCAg GTTCGTTTTCTTGCAAAATCTTTTGGGGTGCCTGGGAATCACCTTGGACAGCAGAGTCATGGATTTCGTTGGCCTTACGGTCCT GTTGCCCTTATTACTCCCTTCAATTTTCCACTAGAAATACCTGTACTTCAGCTGATGGGTTCACTTTATATGGGCAACAAGCCCCTTCTCAAAGTTGATAGCAAG GTGAGCATTGTTATGGACCAAATGATGAGGCTTCTGCATTACTGTGGATTACCGGAGGGAGATGTGGACTTCATAAATTCTGATGGAAAGACAATGAACAAGCTGTTGTTGGAG GCTAATCCACGAATGACCCTCTTTACTGGTAGCTCAAGAGTGGCAGATAAATTGGCTGCTGATTTGAAGGGTCGTATTAAGTTAGAAGATGCAGGATTTGACTGGAAAATCTTGGGTCCTGATGTCCAAGAG GAGGATTATGTCGCCTGGGTATGTGACCAGGATGCATACGCCTGCAGTGGTCAGAAGTGCTCTGCACAATCAATTCTATTTATGCATGAG AACTGGGCCAAAACTTCACTTATTACCAAAATACAAGATCTTGCTGAGAGAAGGAAGTTAGAAGATTTAACTGTTGGTCCTGTCCTTACA GTTACAACTGGAGCAATTCTGGAACACATTAATCAATTGCTTCAGATACCAGGTTCAAAATTACTCTTTGGGGGTGAACCTTTAGAGAATCATTCCATTCCCCAAATATATGGTGCTATTAAACCAACAGCTGTCTATGTTCCTCTTGAAGAAATTGTGAAGGACAAAAATTATGACCTTGTAACCAAAGAAATATTTGGACCATTCCAG ATAATTACTGACTATGAGAAAGAACAACTCCCACTGGTATTGGACATTCTTGAGAAGATGCATGCACACTTGACGGCTGCTGTTGTTTCAAATGATTCTCACTTTCTGCAG GAGGTTATTGGTAAAACAGTAAATGGCACTACTTATGCTGGACTAAGAGCTAGAACAACTGGAGCTCCTCAGAATCACTG GTTTGGACCAGCTGGAGACCCTAGGGGTGCAGGGATCGGGACCCCGGAAGCAATAAAGCTTGTGTGGTCTTGTCACAGAGAAATCATCTATGATTTAGGTCCCCTGCCTAAGCATTGGGAAATTCCACCTTCCACGTAG
- the LOC133830483 gene encoding tRNase Z TRZ1, with amino-acid sequence MAEPSKTYESVEEKPKSHSEPASKKGSGLIIEGYPVEGLSIGGHETCIIFPTLKLAFDIGRCPQRAISQDFLFISHAHMDHIGGLPMYVATRGLYSMKPPTIFVPTCIKEDVEQLFNVHRKMDQSELKHNLIGLDVGEEVNVRRDLRVRAFRTYHGIPSQGYVVYSVKQKLKKEHLGLSANEIKRLKSSGVEITNTVTEPLVAFTGDTTSDFIVDDRNVDVLKARILVMESTFIDDSVSVAHARDYGHTHLAEIINHAEKFENKAILLIHFSARYMVKEIEQAVSELPAPLAGRVFALTEGI; translated from the exons ATGGCTGAGCCAAGCAAAACTTACGAGTCAGTGGAAGAGAAACCCAAGTCACACTCGGAACCGGCTTCAAAAAAGGGTAGTGGATTGATTATCGAAGGGTACCCAGTTGAGGGTTTGTCTATTGGAGGGCACGAAACTTGCATAATCTTCCCAACTCTCAAGTTGGCCTTCGATATTGGACGATGTCCTCAACGTGCCATCTCTCAGGACTTCCTCTTCATCTCTCATGCTCATATGGACCACATT GGAGGTTTGCCCATGTATGTTGCAACTCGTGGATTGTACAGTATGAAGCCTCCAACAATTTTTGTACCAACATGTATAAAAGAAGATGTTGAACAACTGTTCAACGTACATAGAAAAATGGATCAATCAGAGTTAAAACATAATCTGATTGGGCTGGATGTCG GAGAAGAGGTTAATGTAAGAAGAGATCTTAGAGTAAGGGCTTTCAGGACGTACCATGGGATACCGAGCCAG GGTTATGTAGTTTACTCTGTGAAACAGAAACTTAAAAAGGAGCATCTTGGCCTTTCAGCTAATGAAATTAAAAGATTGAAATCATCAGGTGTGGAG ATCACAAACACAGTGACAGAACCTCTAGTTGCTTTTACAGGAGACACCACATCTGATTTCATTGTTGACGACAGGAATGTAGATGTTTTGAAAGCTAGGATTCTTGTCATGGAG AGCACCTTCATTGACGACTCAGTTTCAGTAGCACATGCTAGAGATTATGGACACACTCATTTGGCTGAG ATAATAAATCACGCGGAAAAATTTGAGAACAAAGCAATTCTTCTGATTCACTTTTCAGCTCGTTATATGGTGAAG GAAATTGAACAAGCGGTGTCTGAATTGCCTGCGCCTTTAGCAGGTCGGGTTTTTGCACTTACGGAAGGTATCTAA
- the LOC133830481 gene encoding DEK domain-containing chromatin-associated protein 2 isoform X2 encodes MAKPNFPEKQTWGTWEELLLACAVHRYGTDSWDSVAAELRKRTSTLHLLTPHSCKHKYNDLRRRFTRNDVVSVADTDGIAVSIPFLDELRRLRVAELRREVERYDVSIVSLESKVEKLKEEREESLKEKNDNGAEKADLKRESKTELVKPEDASPENMAEKAASGDGLVHDERSFDESNSTNLKGEFPEAEAGTTEKETALFEPGATGGEPNRVRECGKAAVEDSYNGSSETIAKESAAVSPVQESEKVNSEKNGDGDGGGDSAESKGGEEGTKEVCSSEMQSSTSLSRKKVEEPDGEDQSGATKRASNESQSLIDFLEILRTHKSGSFFERRLGIQETPKYNNTIRKHMDFEMIRNRLEEGRYSGCKSKFFRDVLLIFNNAIVFFGRKSQESKAAIELRLLLLKEMDLKTTKKKVPLPPKTETQAPSVKQEREEEEDDEEEEEEEEEPSKMLLRKPKLSVPLNACRKRSSITARASTSSSGAERKKESTSALLDVKSAMSWKQSDKSSSDKAEEFSSTKKKRKERFRAGTRNSSSKNGASRSSAEINKNSGSVTNAGASTRGGSNENSASKAAAVDKEKNNSSSTASGKKKSATNFLNRMKRSSSSNNGPLLETLKVSDNSSRGGAEQRKNESGKGSSRQKEQASRRASGSKQEKEKEKEKEKEKEQESPAKRSVGRPLKRAAATPTTVVPVKRSRQSVETEVMPPRNSKKRSRK; translated from the exons ATGGCTAAGCCCAACTTTCCCGAGAAACAAACATGGGGAACGTGGGAGGAGCTCCTATTAGCCTGCGCCGTCCACCGCTACGGCACCGATAGTTGGGACTCCGTCGCCGCCGAGTTGCGCAAGCGAACTTCCACGCTTCACCTCCTCACTCCTCATTCCTGTAAGCATAAATACAACGACCTAAGGCGTCGTTTCACTCGAAACGACGTTGTTTCCGTCGCCGACACTGATGGAATCGCCGTCTCCATTCCTTTCCTTGACGAGTTGCGGCGACTCCGAGTCGCTGAGCTCCGCCGTGAAGTCGAACGTTATGACGTCTCTATTGT GTCTTTGGAGTCCAAGGTGGAGAAATTAAAAGAGGAGCGCGAAGAGAGTTTGAAAGAGAAGAACGATAATGGAGCAGAAAAAGCGGATCTGAAGAGAGAAAGTAAGACTGAGTTAGTCAAACCAGAAGATGCGTCGCCGGAAAATATGGCCGAAAAAGCGGCTTCAGGCGACGGTCTCGTCCACGACGAACGTTCTTTCGATGAGTCGAATTCGACGAATCTAAAAGGCGAGTTTCCCGAAGCCGAAGCCGGAACAACCGAGAAAGAAACGGCACTGTTCGAACCGGGCGCAACCGGCGGAGAACCGAACCGAGTCAGGGAGTGCGGAAAAGCGGCAGTGGAGGATTCATACAACGGAAGCTCCGAGACGATAGCGAAGGAATCTGCGGCGGTGTCGCCGGTTCAGGAGTCCGAGAAGGTTAACTCGGAAAAGAATGGCGACGGCGACGGCGGCGGAGACTCGGCGGAGTCGAAAGGAGGAGAGGAGGGTACGAAGGAGGTTTGTAGTAGTGAGATGCAGAGCTCGACCAGTTTGTCGAGGAAGAAGGTAGAGGAACCGGACGGAGAGGACCAATCTGGGGCCACCAAGCGGGCCTCAAATGAATCTCAGTCGTTGATTGATTTTCTCGAGATCCTACGGACTCACAAGTCTGGATCGTTTTTCGAGCGCCGGCTAGGAATCCAG GAGACACCCAAGTACAACAACACGATTCGAAAACATATGGATTTTGAAATGATCCGAAACAGACTAGAGGAAGGCCGGTACTCTGGCTGCAAGAGCAAGTTCTTCCGTGATGTGCTGCTCATCTTTAACAACGCCATTGTTTTCTTCGGAAGAAAGTCCCAAGAATCCAAGGCTGCCATTGAGCTTCGGCTCCTTCTTCTCAAGGAGATGGATCttaaaaccaccaagaagaaagtTCCATTGCCGCCGAAAACCGAAACTCAAGCACCGTCTGTGAAGCAAGAACGggaagaagaggaagatgatgaagaagaagaagaagaagaagaagaaccttcCAAAATGTTGCTCCGGAAGCCAAAACTTTCAGTCCCATTGAATGCTTGTCGAAAACGCAGCTCAATCACAGCCAGAGCTTCCACATCTTCTTCAGGAGCTGAAAGGAAAAAAGAGTCAACAAGTGCATTGCTTGATGTGAAATCAGCAATGAGCTGGAAGCAAAGCGATAAGTCCAGTTCGGACAAAGCAGAGGAGTTCTCCAGCACGAAGAAAAAAAGGAAAGAGAGGTTTAGGGCAGGCACGAGGAACAGCTCGAGCAAAAATGGGGCGAGTCGTTCTAGTGCTGAGATCAACAAGAACTCGGGTTCTGTCACCAATGCTGGTGCTTCAACAAGAGGAGGTAGCAATGAGAATTCGGCATCTAAAGCAGCAGCAGTAGATAAGGAGAAGAATAACAGCAGTAGTACAGCTAGTGGAAAGAAGAAAAGCGCAACAAATTTTTTGAATAGGATGAAACGTAGTTCGTCGTCTAACAATGGGCCGTTGCTAGAGACGTTAAAGGTTTCTGATAACAGCAGCCGAGGTGGGGCTGAGCAGAGGAAAAATGAGAGTGGAAAGGGAAGCAGCAGGCAGAAAGAGCAAGCCTCACGGCGAGCCTCTGGTAGTAAAcaagagaaggagaaggagaaggagaaggagaaagaaaaagaacaagagaGTCCTGCCAAGAGGAGCGTCGGGCGGCCCTTGAAGCGAGcggctgctactcctactaccgTTGTTCCGGTGAAAAGGAGCAGACAGTCTGTTGAAACTGAAGTAATGCCTCCTAGGAATTCAAAGAAGCGCTCAAGGAAATAA